atgaaacaggtactactcaaaatttcgggacgaaattttctttaacggggaggtactgtgatgacccgaaaatttttgacttatttaaaccaattctctatacgatttattattttaacacgttaaacaaagtctgttagattgagtctcaaaattttagaactgttacatatatacaattacctttgactactctcgacgattcatgaacaattatatgtatgtatatatatatgtacaagtaaaaacgactttcctacagtaaaaattactttgctacagtaaaacacaatttgctacagtaaaacactatttgctacagtgaaaccgtattttgctacagtgctacagtgaaaacgagtttgctacattgatttgctacagtaaaacactatttgctacagtaaacactatttgctacagtaaaacactatttgctacagtaccactatttgctacagtaaacactatttgatgtcgacgaactagcaaacagaaacagaaaaggcggccatgcgatcgcatggcaaaaacactgaaaactcatgcgatcgcatgagctacagtaaatcgaaaagtactataaaaggtcagttttgctcgacgaaatatttcataaaaatttatgtacgtaaattttataattataattataattttaattttaagtttaataataataaagtatattcgagggtatttttaattcgggtttcaaaccgttttaaaataaggaaatattgggtattgttcggggtattgttcttgaatccaagaccaaccatacagtcgtctaccatcactacgtctacgcaatttgcctacaatattgaatcgcaatattgaactgtgagttatagatccctttttaaatactttaaatatttttgggctgagaatacatgcaatttattttaaacgcaataagacacaagtacatacaaaattctacactgagttaaaccgaaaatcccttagctttggtaactagtagctgccagtacataggatatggactggtgggcgcgaataattgtatatggatccatagggcttgacatccccgtccgagctagagcgctagccttttaacggacgtatgttatttgagtttaagacacgttggtttgcgtgtattaaaacgaatggggtaattatcactatagcgttaagtttagttaccagggtgctctgttacgtagaatctattgataaacttttgatgaaaccttgtggtctatctttatatatgtttatgactcgagcaattaaacctataactcaccaacattcgtgttgactttttagcatgttttattctcatgtccttagaatgcttccgctgtgatgtgcttgttgcctgcatggagtctctcatgctttgtacaaagtttattgcattcaaaataaaactgcgttgtgtaataaataattggactgtgatgtcaacctgtaaattaaagacttatgtatttcggggttttgcttatacctaagcactcgcccacatgtttataactttctatgtttagaaagtcacttattttaatgaatgcaatattttatcaaaacgtatcatatagaggtcaaaacctcactgtggaatcaatgattaacgtgccgcgtcaatagcgattttgacgggtcgttacacactTACTAAATCCGCGTACATACTagctacataattagcatacccttcacatgtataacgctaagaacCACGATAacaaagctagtataacaatagcatataacacaacaatacaatatgctacaacacgAATATAacgttgatgttcacaacatccatagtactcaagatctcaaggttagcccaacgaatggtatcgtcaacatcgaacttaaatcccattcgcctatattaatgtgttatcgtcaacaccgaacttttaacccacatatgaggtatcgtcaacaacgaactttaaaccctcatcgacgtcactacaatagtcgtatggcatcgtcaacatcgaactttaattccatacgtgaggtatcgtcaaaaacgaactttaaaccctcatcaacaacacaatatgctctagggtatggtattgtcaacaacgaactttaatccataccccacaagtaaaacaaattatatacatacatatataattattccactcaccttaacaattcggTGACGGTTTTGTGCTTCCGCAACTTCaacgcaaagtacctaatacaataagtacttaaTCAACACACAACTAGTGGGCTAACACAACTACtaaactcatgtgcatttaatggctTAAATGCACCAAATTCCCCAAGTTTACCAAAACCGCCCGTTTAAGGTCAAGACCACTAttcatcactaaaagctagtgatttagGTCTATAAACGCCAACTAACATAATCTAGGGTCTTTCATACCCATTATGCCCAatctaggtcaacattacccattttgactcattttaacacATTGACTCACAATCTAGTCAAACTTAGCTCATTAAGCATTTTCTCATCATTAACAAGTGTGTTAGTGACAaagaacaccatttaacacttacaatttCAAAtcttaagaccaaaccctagattataactatttagggtttcctttcatcaacacaacccaagttcacccattttaacccctaATGGGTCATACAAGCCTCAAGTGAAACAAAACCCTAGCCATCaaacaattaaaactcaaaacatagagttagaacttaccaagactatcaaagtgttgctagagacacaaggaacaactttagaactcgggtTCGGGTGAGGTTTGGTCTCTTTCTTCTCCAAATGagcactctctctctaaaactcactctctctcactaaaattgaATTTTGGTAGATGATGGAGTGTTAAATGTCTTAGGGATAAGATTCAATCAGCCTTTAAGGCTCCAAAACCGGACCCCTTGTGAAAAGACTTTaacacccccaaaagatgccattttaATGGCTTAAAAAGTCAATTCAGCGACaaccgtcgcgtttcgcgacaccttgtcgcgtCTCGCGACAACCTATCGCAATATGTATTTTTGGAACGCGATGCAGAAATAGAAGCCAGGAATTTTGGGTGTCGCGTTTGGGCACGCTTTGTCGCGGTTCGCGACATACCAGAACGCGATACAAGTACATGAAACGTGATATACCTACTGTGGGGATGTTCCCAGATACACGTCGCGTTTAAATCGCTCCTATCGCGTTTCGCGATGATCTGGAACGCGATGTACCCTCTCAGAACGCGACAACATACCAGTAAGTCCACCAACTTAAACTTTAAAACTCTTAAACTATGATCAAACAACCATAGACACAATGTAAAACGTAAACGAGGTTAAATATGTACCTTAAATCACattcgaggaaaacgggatgttacaagcaCAGACATCTTCTAAATGTTGCCAGATCTTTGCTTTTTCAAGATAATTTGCCTTTAAGGTTTTGGCCTGAAAGTATTTTGACTGTTGTTTACTTAATCAACAGGTTACCCTCTTCTGTGTTATCTGGAAAGTCTCCCTTTGAAATGACTTTTAAATTTTCTCCTAATCTCTATCACTTAAGAGCTTTTGGATGTCTATGTTATGCCTCTATTTTGAATCAAAATGACAAATTTGGAAAAAGATCtgaaaagtgtgtgtttttagGCTATTCTAATTTCAAAAAAAGTTATAAGTTATTTAGTTTGGACAATAAAACCTTCATTTTCTCTAGAGATGTTAAATTTTATGAAACTGTTTTCCCTTTCAAAAATGAAATGTTTTCTGAAAAAGATGTTTGCACAAGTTCTGAGTTAAATTCTTTAAACTTTTTTGATGTTTTTGACACTCCAATTTCTCCCATAAGTCCCAATGATGAAGAGGGGGACCCAATAGATAGTGAGGGTAGTGGCAGTGATTCAAGTTACCATGGTTCTCCATCTGGCAGCATGGATACCACTACAACACTAGAAAATGAATCTATTTCCCCTGAGGGCAATTCTTCAACTGAAACTGATCAAGAGACACATTTCAATCAAGAAACACATGTTAATCAAGAAAAGGGTAACCCTAGAAAGTCAAGCAGACAAAGGACTTTTCCTGTAAAATATAACGATTATGAGGTTAATACCAATGTCAAATATCCTTTAAACAACTATGTCTGCTACTCAAATTTGTCTAAAAAAGATAAATGTTTTCAATCTAATCTTGATAAGTCTGAAGAGCCAAAGTCTTATCATGAAACATCCCAGAGTCAACACTAGAATGATGCTATGAGTGATGAGATGGAAGCTCTTAATGGCAATAACACTTGGACCCTAACTGAACTTCCTAAAGGTAGAAAACCTGTTGGGTCCAAATGGGTTTATAAGATTAAATACAAGTCTAATGGTGAGATTGAGAGATATAAGGCTagacttgtggccaagggatatagtCAAAGGGAGggcattgattatgaagaaaccttCTCCCCTGTTGCAAAAATGATCACTGTTAGATGCATtctcaatcttgatgttcaaaataaTTGGACCATTTTTCAACTTGATATTAACAATGTTTTTCTTTATGGTGGCCTAACTGAAGAGGTTTATATGACTTTACTTGACGGTTACTTCTCCCCAAATGATTCTAGAGTGTGCAAACTAAATAAGTCCCTATATGGTTTAAAACAAGCCCCTAGAATGTGGAATGAAAAGCTGTCTTGTTCTTTAAATGAGTATGATTTTGTGCAAAGTGCTAATGATTACTCCTTATATACTCTATCTGTGAAAGATGTCTTTGTGATTCTACTGGTTTATGTTGATGACATAATTGTTACTGGAAACAGTGTGGGTGAAATTGAAAAGGTTAAAGACTTTCTTAAATCAAAATTTAAAATTAAAGATTTAGGAGAGTTAAAGTATTTTTTGGCTATGGAAGTGGTCAAAACTGAATCTGGTCTATGTATGTCTCAAAGGAAGTACTTTCTTGAACTTCTATGTGAGTTTAGAATGATTGAAAGCAAACCCATGGCCACTCCTCTTGAACCTGGTGTTGTCTTAAGCTCCACTGAATCTGATAATGATCATCTTCTTACTGATATAAGTGGATATCAAAAACTGGTTGGAAAGCTTATCTACCTAACCATGACTAGGCCTGACATATCCTATGCTGTTGGTTGCCTAAGCCAGTATATGCACTCTCCTCTTGAATCACATGTTAAGGATGCCTTTAGGGTTCTGAGGTACTTAAAAGGCAATCCAGGTGCTGGCATTTTCATTAAGAGATCCCCAGGTATGTCTAACTTAACTGCCTATTCAGAAGCTGACTGGGGTAAGTGTTTGGATTCTAGAAAGTCTGTTTCAGGTGATTGTCTTTACTTGGGTGGGTCCTTGATTGCCTGAAAAAGCAAAAAACAACCCACTGTATCTAAATCCTCTACAGAATCTGAATCTGTATCTAAATCCTCTACAGAATCTGAATACAGATCTTTAGCAGCCACTACTTGTGAGATAATGTGGGTGGTCAAGCTATTTGATGGTCTAAAAATAAAAAACCTACTACCTGTAAATGTTTATTGTGATAATAAATCTGCTCTTTTACTTGCTGCTAACCCTGTCTTTCATGAAAGGTCAAAACACTTTGAAATTGATGTTCATATTGCTAAAAACAAAATATTTCTGGTCTAATTAAAACAAGTTATATTAATACTGAGGATCATGTAGCAGACATCTTCACCAAAGCCTTAGGCAAGGTCCCACACAACTACTTTTGCAATAAACTTGGGATGGTTAATATTTACAAGGATAAGATTGAGGGAGGGTGTTGAAATGACAATCTCACCCTTGTAACTTTCTTGTTTTCTAATCTTGTTTGTTTTCTTTGTGTTTAGTGTTAAAAGTTGAAATTAATAAAGTTTGTGATGTTGATGAAAATTCAAATCAAAGGACCATTCCTGCCAACCCTACATTTTcctctcctatatatatatattattttatttgttTATGTGTTAGCATCTCAAAAAATTAGGGTTTGAGTCCCTTTGGTGTTTAACCGATTGTCCTTGTTTCTGTTCTATTGCTTCTTCCATTGCACTTGTTTCAGTTTCCAGTTCATTGTTATTTCCAGTGTTAAAGTGTGTGTAATTGTGGGTGTGTGTAATCTCTTTTCCAGAAATCTTCGATTGAAGATTGTCTTGTATTGTTTAATCAATCTATTGGAAGGAATAGATTAAGTTGTTGGTAATTTGTGTTCTTAATTTCTTCAGTGTAATGAAGCTTTTCATGTTTATCATATTGTAAGATGACCAAAGTAACACAACGAAAGCACATAGATATGTATGAAAGAGGGAAACGATACATACCTAGAAAATGTTGTACGGGCATCGATATGTATAACGCATAACAATACGGTTAGTAACATACAATAAGAGGAGAAAGTGATCAAATATATATTTTGCGACCAAAGAGCCTtggactcatatatatatataactaacacACTAATCGTTTAAAAAACTAGTGAATACACCAAACCTACCTGACCACGAAAATACTACATTAGTGAAAGAAATAAATTTGTATCTTATAACCATGGCATTGTTGACATTAGGAGCTGCTAGTTATTCAAAATATGTGTCATGAGATGAGTCCGTTATCAAGTGTAAGGATGTCAACTTGGGTGGGGTAGTAAAGGGTCAAATGAGTCCGTTTTCGGTATGGGTGGGGTAGTAAAGGGTCAAATGAGTCCGTTTTCGGTATGGGTTGGTCCCAAGGGCGGATGTATATAGTATTGAGTGGTAGCACGGGCTACCACTGAAATATGCGATGAAGTGGAAAATTTTCGGAGTTTTTAACTAGTGATACCACTGGATAGTGTAATTTTTTGTGTGTGACACCACTGGATAGTGTGATTTTTTTGaacttttaactagtgacaccagtgaCTACGAAACCAAGATCCGTCACTGGTTGGTCCATAACACGTTTTGTCAAAACATGATTAGAAGAGGATATTGTCAATAGCCGTAGAAATCTTTTTTACATAGATGTCTTAAGAGGTTTTACGCATTAAAAGCAACGTTTTGGGCTACTTTTGACCTGTATATCCCACTCTCTTTGTACCtaccttttttttatataaatcttaACTCAAATTGGACATGTATCAGTAACTATGTTTATATTCTGTCTTCAGAAAAAAACcagaaccgtaaacacttaaatcgTTTCTGTTCCTATTGAATAGAGTCTTGAGAGATATTATTCATTTGATTGCAGGGGCTTAAAAAAGCAGACAAACAAACAATATTACCAAATGCCAATATCTACGTCAACTTTTCATGTGATCCCTACAGCGACACCTGTACCCCGTCCCTGGTGAGTCAACCTTATAGTGCTACTGTTGGAaattaaacttgattttgggctatggatttgggcttgcaagtaaccaagtattttggatcaagattgtagtccaaTATGTAGAAACTTCTTGAAAAATGTAGTAGTTAAAGTGTGTAGaaaaatcttgtaaaatatctaaagataatacttaggaaatatctagataatcttaggaaatatctagatatttgtagATGATAAAgagttctagactactccattgagtagtataaatagagggcttcacccctcatttgtaatcaagcaaaacaATAAGCAATAAAACAAagttttcaagatcaatcaaacttctaaattatcaatcctctctcccacaaataatatacataacctcctatttccaacaaattggtatcaagagcttggttcgacaagatgatggccaacaatgtcatcacatttcctcgcctcacaaaggataattatgaccgatggagcatccaaatgaagaccttcctaggtggacaagacctatgggagattgtggaggaaggctatgaggaacctatAGAAAAAGGTTCTCTCAGCAAGGAGAAAAAGCTATTGAAGAccaacgatcaaaaggctctttccatcatccaacaaagtgtagatgatggagcttttgagaaaattgcaagtgcaaccaccgccaagaaagcatgggagatcttggagaattctcacaagggagttgaaaaggtgaaaaaggttcgactacaaaccctacgaggtgagttcgaatccttaaagaAGAAAGACTCCGAATCAATTtccgattattttacaagagtcttggcgattgtcaatcaattaaagaggaatggtgaaactttAAGTGATGTGAGGGTCATTGAgaaaattcttagatcattagattcaaaattcgactatatagtcgtagccattgaaaaatctaaagatctagaatcaatgactatcgatgaactcatgggttcactacaagcccatgaagagaggtttaataagaaaagtaaagagcctttggagcaagctttacaagcaaaactctctttcaaggaagagaatagtgaaaagactcatcaaacgagtcaacgaggtcgtggtcaagtacgtggccgaggacgagggcaaggatatatcaaacgtggaggttatagttcttacaaaaatgaagaaagaagtcaagattttcacccgacaagaggtcgcgggagaggctacacaagtagaaggccaaggtatgacaattctcaaaccaaatgctataattgtcataaatttggccactatgcttcggaatgcgagaagtcaaacaattacgtgcaagaaagagcaaattttgcacaagaagatactgaagccgtggaaaacactttgttactagcatgtaaaggtgaagataacggagaatcaaatttgtggtatcttgacacgggtgcaagcaaccatatgtgcggtgacaaaagcATGTTTGTAGAGTTAGACGAGGTAataagtggaaatatcaccttcggagattcctctaaagtcccggttaaaggcaaaggtaagatcctcatccgcttgaaaaatggaaggcatcagtttatctctaacgtgtattatgtgcccaatatgaagacgaatatactgagtattggacaactcttagagataggctatgatattcacatgataaatcgtaccctttctttaagagaccaaaaaggaggtttgattgctaaagtgccaatgtcaacgaataggatgtttatgctaaatattcaacatgacattccaagatgtttaaaagcatgtttcaaagataattcttggctttggcacatgagatacgggcacttaaattttggaggcttaaaattattatcaagtaaaagaatggtgaagggtttgcctccaattaatcattcagatcaaatatgtgagggaagccttctaggaaagcacttccgaaacagttttccaacagaagcttctagtagagcgaagaaacctctagaacttattcacacggatgtgtgtggacccatcagcccaccgtcttttggtaaaaatagatattttcttctattcattgatgattttagtcgaaagacatgggtctattttctaaaagagaagtcggaagcttttggaatgttcaagaagatTAAAGcgtttgtggagaatcaaagtggtctcaccataaaggcgatgagatccgatcgtggaggagagttcacatccaaagaattcaaggaattttgcgacaacaatggcttacgacgtcctctaactcttccgtattcacctcaacaaaatggtgttgcggaaagaaagaataggaccatccttgatatggcccggagcatgttaaagagcaaaaggatgcctaaggagttttgggctgaggcagtggactgtgcgatctatctagcaaatcgctcgcccactagaagcgtcaagaacaaaacgcccattgaagccTGGAGTGGAAGGAAGCCTGGCATCTCACACCTACGAGTGTTCGGAAGCGTGGCATATGCTCATGTtccagatcagaagaggacgaagctcgatgataaaagcgagaaactcatattcgtgggctatgactcaagttcgaagggttacaagctatacaatcccaagaatggtaaattaatttcaagtcgagatgtggtgttcgatgaagaagcaacatgggattggaatgttcccgaagaggagaactacgattTTCTCCCATATCCGTTCGAGAGTACTATaaggaacgaagaatatctagaagttcaagaaccttctagtacaccatctccgcactctccacgtactccaaccactacacctaatgaagagacaccaacatcaggaggagaatcaagtaggctacaacatcacacaaggagtattgaggagttgtacgaggtaacccagcctatggaggatttatcattgttctgccttctagccgattgtgagccaataagttatGAAGACGCAACTGAAAACCAAAAGTGGAAACgtgctatggacgaagagattcaagcaatcgagaagaatgaTACGTGGGAACTTGCTACTCTACCAAAGgggcataaggctattggtgtaaagtgGGTGTACAAGGCAAAGAAAAATTCCAAAGGAGAAGTTGAAAGATACAAGGCAAGGTTGGTGgtgaagggatatagtcaacgagccggcatagactatgatgaggtatttgctcccgtcgctcgtctagaaactataagattgataatctcacttgcggctcaacataattggaagatttataaaatggatgtcaaatccgcgttccttaatggccacttagaagaagaagtttatatagaacaacctttgggatacatcgtgaaaggccaagagaataaggtgttgaaattgaaaagggccttatatgggttgaagcaagcgcctcgagcatggaatagcaggatagacaagtattttcAACAGAATGGCTTCACAAAATGCCCCCATGAGCATGCTCTCTACACCAAAGTTAAcaatgatggagatgttatgattgtgtgcctatacgtggatgacttaatattcaccggtagtaatcccaaaatgtttgaggatttcaagaaagcaatggttcaggagttcgagatgaccgacattggacttatggcttactatcttgggatcgaggtaaaacaaaagaaagaaggaatattcatatcccaagaaggttatgcgaaggAGGTGCtgaagaagtttaagatgaatgactgcaagtcaatgaacacaccggtggattgcaatctcaaattatCAAAAAATGATGAAGGACACTTGGTtgacccaacacaatacaagagtttggttggaagtctgaggtacctaacctgcacaaggccagatattctctacggagttggactagtaagtcgatatatggaagcacctacaataaatcacttgaaggcagCTAAGAGGATACTTAGCTACATTAAAGGTACGGTTGACTATGGTCTGTTTTATTCACCTTTTGATCACTTTAAGCTAGTTGGAttcagtgatagtgattgggctggagacaaagatgatcgtaagagtacgagtggtttcgtattctatatgggagatacggcgttcacatggagctcgaaaaagcaacccattgtgactttgtcaacgtgtgaagccgagtttgtagcagcaacatcgtgcacctgtcatgcaatatggctcaggaagttactaaatgagcttaagttttttcaaaaggaacctacagagatatatgtggataacaagtctgcgattgctctagcaaagaatccagtcttccatgatcgaagcaaacacatcgatacaaaataccattacataagggagtgtgttacaaataaagaggtgcagataaagtacgcgaagtcacttgaccaagttgctgatattttcacaaagcccctaaaacacgagacatttcagagattacggaatatgctcggagtgacgaaatcaagtttaaggggggctgttggaaattaaacttgattttgggctatggatttgggcttgcaagtaaccaagtattttggatcaagattgtagtccaaTATGTAGAAACTTCTTGAAAAATGTAGTAGTTAAAGTGTGTAGAAAAATCTTGTAAAATATTTAAAGAtaatacttaggaaatatctagataatcttaggaaatatctagatatttgtagATGATAAAgagttctagactactccattgagtagtataaatagagggcttcacccatcatttgtaatcaagcaaaacaATAAGCAATAAAACAAagttttcaagatcaatcaaacttctaaattatcaatcctctctcccacaaataatatacataacctcctatttccaacAGCTACTACTAGTTTTAAAAGGTTTCTGGCTTTGACTGAAGCTGCAAAAGACCCAACTCATGGACCTTTTAGAAAACTCTTCAACACTTGAGTAATGTTTTGGTTACGGCTAAAAAACGAGTACTATAACAATTTTTTCCGCTTGTGGATATGTATGCTAGTGCGCCAATTTTTACAGAATCAGCATATAAATTGGTGCAAAGTGCATCGATTTTTACATCCAATTATGTACTATGATTTAGCTGTATGTGTTGGCTGAGACAATGCACAATAATAATCTAATTCCCCAAAAAGTAAGAATTTTCGTGCGGAGAGCCAAAAAGAGAGAATTGTTGGTTCGTGTGGAGTTACACAAAAGTGGTATAGATTTACATTCATTAAGGTGTCTGATATGTGACGACGACATTAAAGCTTTGAGTGGATTCCAAATTGTTGAAAAAAAGTTTCGTTAGACGGGCAACTATGGTTAACAAATCCAAGATCTTCTTATTCTTCATTGCAGAGTAGAGTGGGAATTGGTTGCAAATACTAATCTAATTGAATTGGGTGCAATTACAAATTTAGTTTAAAACACTGGACCTGATACAAATTATGTATCAGTATTGTTTCCTTTGTAATTATATTGCAGAGGTATAGTTTAGAGATGTTCCATGAAAACCTGCATGGAAATGGATGCTTTTGTGTGAATAATGAGCCATCATATCAATAAAGTCAAAGTTTTGctttcgaaaaagaaaaaaaattggtaACCTGTGTTTCATTAATATTAAGATTCCctataagttaatataaaaccctctTCGAAACAGACCCATCCATATCACCATAAGCTTGGCCGAACTAAGGAGCTTTGACTCCTGAAAAGTAAACAATAAAGTACATTAAACATACATACATGATAAAGGCAAATATAGACATAATAAAGGTTTATACTATCATGCATACAAAATTTATCTTAATCATATGTAAACCATATAAACACTACGTCAAAATTAAAATACATgatatacggagtatataatacA
The window above is part of the Rutidosis leptorrhynchoides isolate AG116_Rl617_1_P2 chromosome 1, CSIRO_AGI_Rlap_v1, whole genome shotgun sequence genome. Proteins encoded here:
- the LOC139904339 gene encoding uncharacterized protein, which encodes MYLKSHSRKTGCYKHRHLLNVARSLLFQDNLPLRFWPESILTVVYLINRLPSSVLSGKSPFEMTFKFSPNLYHLRAFGCLCYASILNQNDKFGKRSEKCVFLGYSNFKKSYKLFSLDNKTFIFSRDVKFYETVFPFKNEMFSEKDVCTSSELNSLNFFDVFDTPISPISPNDEEGDPIDSEGSGSDSSYHGSPSGSMDTTTTLENESISPEGNSSTETDQETHFNQETHVNQEKGNPRKSSRQRTFPVKYNDYEVNTNVKYPLNNYVCYSNLSKKDKCFQSNLDKSEEPKSYHETSQSQH